AACGAAGCTGAACAAGCGCGTGTGGCGATTCGTAATGTTCGGCGGGATGCCAATTCTGATTTGAAAGATCTTGCCAAGAACAAGGATATAACCGAAGACGATGAGCGCTCCGGCCAGGAAGCTATCCAGAAGCTTACCGACAAGTACGTTAGCAAAGTAGACAGCGTTCTGGAGGAGAAAGAGCGCGAGCTCATGGAGATTTAAGCGAGCCCTGACATGGATCATGACGAGGTTGATGTAGAGCGGATCGTCCAGCGGCTCGACGGGGTCAGGTTACCCTGCCATGTAGCTGTGGTTATGGACGGCAACGGTCGTTGGGCTCAGCAGCGCGGTCAACCTCGCCACTCCGGGCATCGGGCTGGAGTGCGCAGTGTAAGAGGTATAGTTGAAGCATGCGCTAGGCTGCGTATTAAGGCGCTGACTCTGTACGCCTTCAGTAGTGAGAATTGGCGCCGACCGGTAGGTGAGATAAGGGTCCTCATGGAGCTCTTTCGTAACGCCTTGGATCGGGAACTGGATAAACTCACCCAGAACAATATCCGCCTGCGCTTTGTCGGTGAGAGGGAGCGCCTGGAACGCCCATTGCAGAGGCGCCTGGCAAATGCAGAGGAACTCACCGCCGATAATGATGGCATGCATTTGGTTATAGCGACTAGCTATGGCGGGCGCTGGGAGATAACCGAGGCTGCCAAGCGTTTAGCTAAAGAATCAGCTAGTGGTGCAATCGACGCCGCTGAGATAGATGAGAACAGCTTGCATAAAGCTCTTGAAGCCCCTGATCTACCTGATCCTGATCTCTTCATTCGCACTGGTGGCGAGCGCCGCCTGTCGAATTTCCTGCTCTGGCAGTTAGCG
This Halorhodospira halochloris DNA region includes the following protein-coding sequences:
- a CDS encoding isoprenyl transferase produces the protein MDHDEVDVERIVQRLDGVRLPCHVAVVMDGNGRWAQQRGQPRHSGHRAGVRSVRGIVEACARLRIKALTLYAFSSENWRRPVGEIRVLMELFRNALDRELDKLTQNNIRLRFVGERERLERPLQRRLANAEELTADNDGMHLVIATSYGGRWEITEAAKRLAKESASGAIDAAEIDENSLHKALEAPDLPDPDLFIRTGGERRLSNFLLWQLAYTELYFTDTLWPDFGPEDLARAVEDFADRERRFGDVREGGGAELNKDV